One part of the Glycine soja cultivar W05 chromosome 11, ASM419377v2, whole genome shotgun sequence genome encodes these proteins:
- the LOC114374328 gene encoding protein LIGHT-DEPENDENT SHORT HYPOCOTYLS 10-like: MSSSSGKDLGEGSSSPTENYQQSPGTLSRYESQKRRDWNTFGQYLKNQRPPVPLSQCNCNHVLDFLRYLDQFGKTKVHLQGCMFYGQPEPPAPCTCPLRQAWGSLDALIGRLRAAYEENGGSPETNPFASGSIRVYLKEIRECQAKARGIPYKKKKKASNPSKGNDESSSTMHFS, from the coding sequence ATGTCTTCTTCAAGTGGCAAAGATTTGGGAGAAGGATCAAGCTCTCCAACAGAAAACTACCAACAGAGTCCAGGGACACTTAGCCGCTATGAGTCTCAAAAGAGAAGGGATTGGAACACTTTTGGTCAGTACTTGAAGAATCAAAGGCCCCCAGTTCCTCTTTCTCAGTGCAATTGCAACCATGTGTTGGATTTTCTTAGGTATCTTGACCAGTTTGGGAAGACCAAGGTTCACCTTCAAGGGTGCATGTTCTATGGCCAGCCAGAACCTCCAGCACCTTGCACATGCCCCCTTAGACAAGCTTGGGGGAGCCTTGATGCTCTCATAGGGAGGCTCAGGGCTGCTTATGAGGAAAATGGTGGGTCCCCAGAGACTAACCCTTTTGCAAGTGGCTCCATCAGGGTGTATCTCAAAGAGATTAGGGAGTGCCAAGCCAAGGCAAGAGGTATCCcttacaagaagaaaaagaaggccTCAAATCCAAGCAAGGGAAACGATGAATCATCCTCCACCATGCACTTCTCTTGA